In a single window of the Populus alba chromosome 16, ASM523922v2, whole genome shotgun sequence genome:
- the LOC118037443 gene encoding protein NRT1/ PTR FAMILY 5.6: MELKKGVETGGVDEEKWVYDSSVDHKGRVPLRASTGVWKATLFIIAIEFSERLSYFGVATSLIIYLTKVIHQDLKTAARNVNYWAGVTTLMPLFGGFLADAYFGRFTTVFLSSVVYLLGLILLTMSTFVPSLKACDAAVCLEPRKVHEVVFFIAIYMISIGTGGHKPSLESFGADQFDENHSEERKKKMSYFNWWNFGLCCGLLLGVTVIVYVQDRVGWGAADIILATVMASSLAIFIIGRPFYRYHVPPGSPLTPMLQVLAAAIKKRNLPYPSDPADLHEVPRSRVDKGRLLCHTESLKFLDKAAIVEDWENCAEKQDPWTLATVTKVEEMKLILNLIPIWLATLPFGISVAQTATFFVKQGTMLDRNIGNGLEIPPASIFALSAFGMIVAVAIYEKILVPVLRRATGNERGIKILQRIGIGMLFSISTMVVSALVERKRLGVVEKDPVKGSLSMSVFWLAPQFIIIGVGDAFTLVGLQEYFYDQVPDSMRSLGIAFYLSVIGAANFISSLLITAIDHVTGRFGKSWFGKDLNSSRLDYFYWLIAGMIAANLIVYVFLARRYSYKNVQRSVIVADCCEDGFEVSMA; the protein is encoded by the exons ATGGAGCTTAAGAAGGGAGTAGAAACAGGAGGTGTTGATGAAGAGAAATGGGTTTATGATTCCTCCGTGGATCATAAAGGAAGGGTTCCCCTCCGGGCCTCTACTGGTGTTTGGAAAGCAACACTCTTCATCATCG CCATTGAATTCAGTGAGAGATTGAGTTACTTTGGAGTGGCGACGAGCCTCATCATTTACCTTACCAAGGTGATTCATCAAGACCTCAAGACAGCGGCAAGGAATGTAAACTACTGGGCTGGTGTGACTACGTTGATGCCCTTGTTTGGAGGCTTTCTTGCTGATGCTTACTTCGGGCGATTCACAACTGTTTTTCTTTCGTCTGTTGTCTACCTTCTG GGCTTGATTCTCTTAACAATGTCCACGTTTGTACCAAGTCTAAAGGCTTGTGACGCAGCTGTGTGCCTGGAGCCTCGGAAGGTTCATGAAGTGGTCTTCTTTATAGCCATTTACATGATCTCCATTGGAACCGGAGGGCACAAACCCTCGCTGGAGAGTTTTGGAGCTGACCAGTTCGACGAGAATCACagtgaagaaagaaagaaaaagatgtcCTATTTCAACTGGTGGAACTTTGGCCTTTGTTGTGGCCTTCTACTTGGCGTGACTGTAATTGTTTACGTGCAAGATCGTGTCGGTTGGGGTGCTGCAGATATCATTCTTGCAACAGTTATGGCTTCATCACTAGCCATCTTCATTATAGGAAGGCCATTTTACCGCTATCATGTGCCACCTGGGAGCCCCTTGACGCCAATGTTGCAGGTCCTAGCAGCTGCCATTAAGAAGAGAAACCTGCCATATCCTTCTGATCCTGCTGACTTGCATGAAGTTCCCAGGTCACGAGTGGATAAAGGGAGGCTTCTCTGCCATACCGAAAGTCTCAA GTTTCTTGACAAAGCCGCTATAGTGGAGGATTGGGAAAATTGTGCTGAAAAGCAAGATCCATGGACACTAGCAACCGTGACCAAGGTTGAAGAGATGAAGCTTATTCTCAATTTGATCCCAATATGGCTAGCTACGTTACCATTTGGAATCTCTGTAGCACAAACAGCCACATTCTTCGTCAAGCAAGGCACTATGTTGGACAGAAATATTGGTAATGGCTTGGAGATCCCTCCAGCCTCAATCTTCGCGCTTTCCGCTTTTGGAATGATAGTAGCTGTGGCCATTTATGAGAAGATCCTTGTCCCAGTGCTGCGAAGGGCTACAGGAAACGAGCGAGGCATCAAAATCCTGCAGAGAATTGGCATTGGAATGCTTTTCTCGATCTCCACAATGGTAGTTTCAGCATTGGTTGAGAGGAAGAGACTGGGTGTTGTAGAGAAGGATCCAGTGAAGGGTTCACTTTCAATGAGTGTCTTCTGGTTGGCTCCACAGTTCATCATTATCGGTGTAGGAGATGCCTTTACTCTGGTGGGCTTGCAGGAGTACTTCTATGACCAAGTTCCTGATTCCATGAGAAGCCTAGGCATTGCCTTCTACCTTAGTGTCATCGGAGCTGCAAACTTCATCAGTAGTCTTCTGATAACAGCCATTGATCATGTGACTGGGAGATTTGGCAAGAGTTGGTTTGGAAAAGACTTGAACAGTAGCCGCCTCGACTATTTTTACTGGCTTATAGCCGGAATGATCGCAGCAAACTTGATTGTATACGTGTTCTTAGCTCGGCGATACTCATACAAAAACGTTCAGAGGAGTGTGATTGTGGCTGACTGCTGCGAAGATGGTTTTGAAGTTTCAATGGCCTAA